A single window of Watersipora subatra chromosome 9, tzWatSuba1.1, whole genome shotgun sequence DNA harbors:
- the LOC137404830 gene encoding general transcription factor II-I repeat domain-containing protein 2A-like has translation MSVKTNLKRQKTYHFHKEWEEDYFFVISNSKCMCLICQAIISLPKKGNLERHFTTMHKRYENDFPAQSELRKIKLKELKSQLAAQQSIFTRPNTRGKAAKIASYRVCQVLAKHKKPFQDGAMVKEAFMEAADSLFVDFKNKDEIMSAIKDVQLSRSTMTRRCEEIEKNVTAQLQRDIAMCECFSLQFDESTDSVDVAQLCLFIRMMFDNMTAKEELLCILPLKGHTRGEDIFQAFMEFVNKIQLPLGKLVSITTDGAPAMVGCSNGFIAHCKQNDTFPDFIHYHCIIHQQALCGKVLNMQEVMDIVMKIVCSVRARSLQRRLFRAHMEEADAEHTDLLLHTDVRWLSRGRFLERFRELLPDVKEFLKQSKHAEYAQLENEQWLMDLAFLTDITALLNELNLELQGKNKNVINMISSVNAFKRKLQLISTKLERQDLRYFQHMNSELARQGKTSAELNSAHYIQQVQSISSEFDKRFNDFASVEPVATYMCFPFATDIDVEDIAFKMGALFQLDTTALENEIVSLQNDIEMKSRATTEREKLWGLLLEEKYPNIRRCAFNLSACFGSTYLCESAFSYMKIIKSKYRSTMTDDHLLACMRLATTCYYPDYKKLAASSQCQVSH, from the coding sequence ATGAGTGTTAAGACAAATCTGAAACGACAAAAAACCTATCACTTCCACAAGGAATGGGAAGAGGATTATTTCTTTGTCATTTCCAACTCTAAATGCATGTGCCTCATCTGCCAAGCCATCATCTCGCTTCCTAAGAAGGGTAACCTCGAAAGGCATTTCACAACCATGCATAAAAGGTACGAGAATGATTTTCCTGCCCAAAGTGAATTAaggaaaataaaattaaaggaATTGAAATCGCAACTAGCTGCACAGCAGTCTATTTTTACCAGGCCAAATACGAGAGGCAAAGCAGCTAAGATAGCATCATATCGAGTTTGCCAAGTTCTTGCCAAGCATAAGAAACCATTTCAAGATGGAGCAATGGTCAAGGAAGCATTTATGGAAGCTGCTGATTCATTGTTTGTggattttaaaaacaaagatgAAATCATGTCCGCAATCAAAGACGTTCAGTTATCGAGAAGTACGATGACAAGGCGATGTGAGGAAATAGAGAAGAACGTCAcagcccagttgcagagagatATTGCCATGTGTGAGTGTTTTTCACTTCAGTTTGATGAGTCAACAGACTCTGTGGATGTGGCACAGTTGTGCCTTTTCATAAGAATGATGTTCGATAACATGACTGCAAAAGAGGAGCTGCTTTGCATCTTGCCTCTTAAAGGACATACACGAGGTGAAGACATATTTCAAGCATTCATGGAGTTCGTTAACAAAATCCAACTGCCGCTAGGTAAGCTTGTTTCCATTACAACCGATGGGGCACCCGCTATGGTGGGCTGTAGTAATGGGTTTATAGCTCATTGCAAACAGAATGACACTTTTCCAGACTTTATTCATTATCATTGCATCATCCACCAGCAGGCTTTATGTGGGAAAGTATTAAACATGCAGGAGGTGATGGATATTGTCATGAAGATTGTTTGTTCAGTTCGAGCAAGGAGCCTACAGAGGAGACTTTTCCGCGCTCATATGGAAGAGGCTGACGCAGAACACACAGATCTGCTGCTTCATACAGATGTGAGGTGGTTGAGCAGAGGTAGATTTTTGGAAAGATTCAGAGAGCTATTGCCTGATGTAAAAGAGTTTCTCAAACAATCTAAACATGCGGAATATGCACAGCTTGAAAATGAACAGTGGCTCATGGATTTGGCTTTCCTTACTGACATTACTGCTCTTCTGAATGAGCTGAATTTAGAGCTGCAgggaaaaaacaaaaatgtaattaACATGATCAGCTCTGTGAACGCATTTAAACGCAAGTTACAGCTGATCTCAACCAAGCTTGAACGCCAGGACTTGCGCTACTTTCAACACATGAACTCCGAACTTGCGCGTCAGGGCAAAACCTCTGCAGAACTCAATAGTGCACATTACATTCAGCAGGTGCAAAGCATTTCATCAGAGTTTGACAAGCGCTTCAATGACTTTGCATCAGTTGAGCCTGTTGCCACATATATGTGTTTCCCATTTGCCACAGACATAGATGTGGAGGACATTGCCTTCAAAATGGGAGCACTCTTTCAGCTGGATACAACTGCATTGGAAAATGAAATAGTCTCCCTTCAAAATGACATAGAGATGAAATCCAGGGCAACCACTGAGAGGGAAAAATTGTGGGGATTGTTGTTAGAGGAGAAGTATCCAAACATAAGAAGATGTGCTTTTAATTTATCAGCCTGCTTTGGATCAACCTACCTGTGTGAATCTGCATTTTCTTACATGAAgataataaaatcaaaatacagATCCACCATGACAGATGACCACCTACTGGCGTGTATGAGGCTTGCAACAACCTGCTACTACCCTGACTATAAGAAACTAGCTGCATCCTCCCAGTGCCAGGTTTCTCACTAA